In a genomic window of Paroedura picta isolate Pp20150507F chromosome 14, Ppicta_v3.0, whole genome shotgun sequence:
- the SPIRE2 gene encoding protein spire homolog 2 isoform X1: protein MDSIVGCPAAALLWDPAGGSGGADDGAAAMARAEAAEAAAAAGAAARPSRGAEERAGGGCGCGGGEEAGELSLGEVLKAYEQPVNEEQAWAVCFQCCRGLRGSEPGWGPSGRIRHPDDILLRRDGTVWARGEHGAKELPLTLTPSAEAQMVQSLGFAIYRALDWGLDENEERELSPQLEHLIDLMANSDSEDSGCGTADEGYEGQEEEEEAVEGAPLRAVRTFSQAMRLCAARLTHPQEAQAHYQAVCRALFLETVELKAFLAKIRNAKEMLTKLKEEEDEQKEQSAADLDNLKNTDWARLWVQLMRELRHGVKLKKVQEKQFNPLPTEYQLTPFEMLMQDIRARNYKLRKVMVDGDIPPRVKKNAHELILDFIRSRPPLRQASERQLRPVPQKQQTLHEQILQEIRQERKLRPVQAQKGFGSLPCLLTACPRNIQSSSCINLSAADPSGAPPRQRPRVLLKAPTLAEMEEMNISEEEDSPSTEAMGEPGPLTPLKRDRSFSEQDLALLRSGGSPTPQPGMGGLGGSRSEPRPRSGTSSPAWISVEKEAGSVPASYQQGPSGGSSASPSSQGVLSAVEESAEADCGPTPEVNTKHLWLQEFSHPVESLALTVEEMINVRRVLVKAEMEKFLHSKELYSSLKKGKICCCCRTKFALFSWPPVCLFCKRSVCSSCSLKIKMPSKKLAHIPVFALGFETLPGSLGTKGAPPYRRREAFRSLQGTCWRSVEEEFPIIYAHGSMLKDVCNDCSGFVTDVVSSSRKSMDILNRTPGRSRKTQSLYIPSS, encoded by the exons ATGGACAGTATTGTAG gcTGCCCAGCAGCGGCGCTGTTATGGGACCCGGCGGGAGGCTCCGGCGGCGCCGATGATGGAGCGGCGGCCATGGCCCGGGCAGAGGCGgcagaggcagcggcggcggcgggggctgcGGCGCGGCCGTCGAGGGGCGCCGAGGAGCGCGCCGGCGGGggctgcggctgcggcggcgGGGAGGAGGCCGGGGAGCTGTCCCTGGGCGAGGTGCTGAAGGCCTACGAGCAGCCCGTCAACGAGGAGCAGGCGTGGGCCGTCTGCTTCCAGTGCTGCCGCGGGCTGCGCGGCTCCGAGCCCGGCTGGGGGCCCTCCGGCCGCATCCGCCACCCCGACGACATCCTGCTGCGCAGGGACGGCACCGTCTGGGCGCGCGGCGAGCACGGCGCCAAAG AGCTCCCGCTGACCTTGACGCCTTCAGCTGAAGCCCAG ATGGTGCAGTCTCTGGGCTTTGCCATCTATCGGGCGCTGGATTGGGGCCTGGACGAGAACGAGGAGCGGGAGCTGAGCCCCCAACTGGAGCACCTCATCGACCTGATGGCCAACAGCGACTCTGAGGACAGTGGCTGCGGCACGGCGGACGAGGGCTAcgaggggcaggaggaagaggaggaggcggtggAGGGCGCACCCCTGCGAGCAGTGCGCACCTTCAGCCAAGCCATGCGGCTCTGCGCGGCacgcctcacccacccccaggaAGCCCAAGCCCACTACCAGGCTGTCTGCAGAGCCCTCTTCCTGGAGACGGTGGAGCTGAAGGCTTTTCTGGCAAAGATCCGCAATGCCAAGGAG atgctgACGaagctgaaggaggaggaagatgagcaGAAGGAGCAGTCGGCAGCAGACCTGGACAACCTGAAGAATACGGACTGG GCTCGGCTCTGGGTCCAGCTGATGAGGGAATTGCGCCATGGGGTCAAGCTCAAGAAGGTCCAGGAGAAACAGTTCAACCCCCTGCCCACCGAGTACCAGCTGACCCCCTTTGAGATGCTCATGCAGGATATCCGGGCTCGCAACTACAAGCTTCGCAAGGTCATG GTGGATGGTGACATTCCTCCCAGAGTCAAAAAGAATGCTCATGAGCTTATCCTGGACTTCATTCGATCCCGGCCCCCCTTGCGACAG gcCTCTGAGCGGCAGCTGCGCCCAGTCCCCCAGAAGCAGCAGACCCTCCACGAACAGATCCTCCAGGAGATCAGGCAGGAGCGGAAGCTGCGGCCCGTGCAGGCCCAGAAAG GCTTTGgctccctgccctgcctcctGACTGCCTGCCCCAGGAACATCCAGTCCAGCTCCTGCATCAACCTCTCTGCTGCCGACCCCAGTGGGGCCCCCCCACGCCAGAGGCCCAGggtcctcctgaaggcacccacgCTGGCGGAGATGGAGGAGATGAACATTTCAGAA GAGGAAGATTCTCCCAGCACGGAGGCCATGGGGGAGCCTGGGCCCTTGACGCCGCTGAAGCGGGACCGCTCCTTCTCGGAGCAGGACTTGGCTCTACTTCGGAGCGGCggcagccccaccccccagccgggCATGGGAGGTCTGGGAGGCAGTAGGTCGGAGCCAAGGCCCCGCTCAGGTACCTCCAGCCCTGCATGGATCAGCGTGGAAAAGGAGGCGG GTTCCGTACCAGCCAGCTACCAGCAGGGCCCCTCCGGTGGCAGCagtgcctccccctccagccAGGGCGTCCTCAGTGCTGTGGAGGAGTCGGCAGAAGCTGACTGTGGCCCCACCCCAGAGGTCAACACGAAGCATTTGTGGCTG CAGGAGTTCAGCCACCCGGTCGAGAGCTTGGCGCTCACAGTGGAGGAGATGATCAACGTGCGCCGGGTGCTGGTGAAGGCCGAGATGGAGAAGTTCCTGCACAGCAAGGAGCTCTACAGCAGcctgaagaaagggaag atctgctgctgctgccggacCAAGTTTGCTCTCTTCTCCTGGCCTCCCGTCTGCCTGTTTTGCAAAAG GTCTGTCTGCAGCTCCTGCAGCCTGAAG ATCAAGATGCCTTCCAAGAAGCTGGCCCACATCCCAGTCTTTGCCTTGGGCTTTGAGACCCTGCCAGGTTCCTTGGGCACCAAAGGGGCACCCCCATATCGGAGGAGGGAGGCATTCCG ctccttgCAGGGCACATGCTGGCGCAGTGTGGAGGAGGAGTTCCCGATCATCTACGCGCATGGCTCCATGCTCAAGGACGTGTGCAACGACTGCTCAGGCTTCGTTACAGACGTGGTCAGCTCCAGCCGGAAGAGCATGGACATCCTGAACAGAACGCCGGGCCGGAGCCGCAAGACTCAGTCCCTTTACATCCCGTCCAGCTAG
- the SPIRE2 gene encoding protein spire homolog 2 isoform X2, translating into MDSIVGCPAAALLWDPAGGSGGADDGAAAMARAEAAEAAAAAGAAARPSRGAEERAGGGCGCGGGEEAGELSLGEVLKAYEQPVNEEQAWAVCFQCCRGLRGSEPGWGPSGRIRHPDDILLRRDGTVWARGEHGAKELPLTLTPSAEAQMVQSLGFAIYRALDWGLDENEERELSPQLEHLIDLMANSDSEDSGCGTADEGYEGQEEEEEAVEGAPLRAVRTFSQAMRLCAARLTHPQEAQAHYQAVCRALFLETVELKAFLAKIRNAKEMLTKLKEEEDEQKEQSAADLDNLKNTDWARLWVQLMRELRHGVKLKKVQEKQFNPLPTEYQLTPFEMLMQDIRARNYKLRKVMVDGDIPPRVKKNAHELILDFIRSRPPLRQASERQLRPVPQKQQTLHEQILQEIRQERKLRPVQAQKGFGSLPCLLTACPRNIQSSSCINLSAADPSGAPPRQRPRVLLKAPTLAEMEEMNISEEEDSPSTEAMGEPGPLTPLKRDRSFSEQDLALLRSGGSPTPQPGMGGLGGSRSEPRPRSGSVPASYQQGPSGGSSASPSSQGVLSAVEESAEADCGPTPEVNTKHLWLQEFSHPVESLALTVEEMINVRRVLVKAEMEKFLHSKELYSSLKKGKICCCCRTKFALFSWPPVCLFCKRSVCSSCSLKIKMPSKKLAHIPVFALGFETLPGSLGTKGAPPYRRREAFRSLQGTCWRSVEEEFPIIYAHGSMLKDVCNDCSGFVTDVVSSSRKSMDILNRTPGRSRKTQSLYIPSS; encoded by the exons ATGGACAGTATTGTAG gcTGCCCAGCAGCGGCGCTGTTATGGGACCCGGCGGGAGGCTCCGGCGGCGCCGATGATGGAGCGGCGGCCATGGCCCGGGCAGAGGCGgcagaggcagcggcggcggcgggggctgcGGCGCGGCCGTCGAGGGGCGCCGAGGAGCGCGCCGGCGGGggctgcggctgcggcggcgGGGAGGAGGCCGGGGAGCTGTCCCTGGGCGAGGTGCTGAAGGCCTACGAGCAGCCCGTCAACGAGGAGCAGGCGTGGGCCGTCTGCTTCCAGTGCTGCCGCGGGCTGCGCGGCTCCGAGCCCGGCTGGGGGCCCTCCGGCCGCATCCGCCACCCCGACGACATCCTGCTGCGCAGGGACGGCACCGTCTGGGCGCGCGGCGAGCACGGCGCCAAAG AGCTCCCGCTGACCTTGACGCCTTCAGCTGAAGCCCAG ATGGTGCAGTCTCTGGGCTTTGCCATCTATCGGGCGCTGGATTGGGGCCTGGACGAGAACGAGGAGCGGGAGCTGAGCCCCCAACTGGAGCACCTCATCGACCTGATGGCCAACAGCGACTCTGAGGACAGTGGCTGCGGCACGGCGGACGAGGGCTAcgaggggcaggaggaagaggaggaggcggtggAGGGCGCACCCCTGCGAGCAGTGCGCACCTTCAGCCAAGCCATGCGGCTCTGCGCGGCacgcctcacccacccccaggaAGCCCAAGCCCACTACCAGGCTGTCTGCAGAGCCCTCTTCCTGGAGACGGTGGAGCTGAAGGCTTTTCTGGCAAAGATCCGCAATGCCAAGGAG atgctgACGaagctgaaggaggaggaagatgagcaGAAGGAGCAGTCGGCAGCAGACCTGGACAACCTGAAGAATACGGACTGG GCTCGGCTCTGGGTCCAGCTGATGAGGGAATTGCGCCATGGGGTCAAGCTCAAGAAGGTCCAGGAGAAACAGTTCAACCCCCTGCCCACCGAGTACCAGCTGACCCCCTTTGAGATGCTCATGCAGGATATCCGGGCTCGCAACTACAAGCTTCGCAAGGTCATG GTGGATGGTGACATTCCTCCCAGAGTCAAAAAGAATGCTCATGAGCTTATCCTGGACTTCATTCGATCCCGGCCCCCCTTGCGACAG gcCTCTGAGCGGCAGCTGCGCCCAGTCCCCCAGAAGCAGCAGACCCTCCACGAACAGATCCTCCAGGAGATCAGGCAGGAGCGGAAGCTGCGGCCCGTGCAGGCCCAGAAAG GCTTTGgctccctgccctgcctcctGACTGCCTGCCCCAGGAACATCCAGTCCAGCTCCTGCATCAACCTCTCTGCTGCCGACCCCAGTGGGGCCCCCCCACGCCAGAGGCCCAGggtcctcctgaaggcacccacgCTGGCGGAGATGGAGGAGATGAACATTTCAGAA GAGGAAGATTCTCCCAGCACGGAGGCCATGGGGGAGCCTGGGCCCTTGACGCCGCTGAAGCGGGACCGCTCCTTCTCGGAGCAGGACTTGGCTCTACTTCGGAGCGGCggcagccccaccccccagccgggCATGGGAGGTCTGGGAGGCAGTAGGTCGGAGCCAAGGCCCCGCTCAG GTTCCGTACCAGCCAGCTACCAGCAGGGCCCCTCCGGTGGCAGCagtgcctccccctccagccAGGGCGTCCTCAGTGCTGTGGAGGAGTCGGCAGAAGCTGACTGTGGCCCCACCCCAGAGGTCAACACGAAGCATTTGTGGCTG CAGGAGTTCAGCCACCCGGTCGAGAGCTTGGCGCTCACAGTGGAGGAGATGATCAACGTGCGCCGGGTGCTGGTGAAGGCCGAGATGGAGAAGTTCCTGCACAGCAAGGAGCTCTACAGCAGcctgaagaaagggaag atctgctgctgctgccggacCAAGTTTGCTCTCTTCTCCTGGCCTCCCGTCTGCCTGTTTTGCAAAAG GTCTGTCTGCAGCTCCTGCAGCCTGAAG ATCAAGATGCCTTCCAAGAAGCTGGCCCACATCCCAGTCTTTGCCTTGGGCTTTGAGACCCTGCCAGGTTCCTTGGGCACCAAAGGGGCACCCCCATATCGGAGGAGGGAGGCATTCCG ctccttgCAGGGCACATGCTGGCGCAGTGTGGAGGAGGAGTTCCCGATCATCTACGCGCATGGCTCCATGCTCAAGGACGTGTGCAACGACTGCTCAGGCTTCGTTACAGACGTGGTCAGCTCCAGCCGGAAGAGCATGGACATCCTGAACAGAACGCCGGGCCGGAGCCGCAAGACTCAGTCCCTTTACATCCCGTCCAGCTAG
- the SPIRE2 gene encoding protein spire homolog 2 isoform X3 yields MARAEAAEAAAAAGAAARPSRGAEERAGGGCGCGGGEEAGELSLGEVLKAYEQPVNEEQAWAVCFQCCRGLRGSEPGWGPSGRIRHPDDILLRRDGTVWARGEHGAKELPLTLTPSAEAQMVQSLGFAIYRALDWGLDENEERELSPQLEHLIDLMANSDSEDSGCGTADEGYEGQEEEEEAVEGAPLRAVRTFSQAMRLCAARLTHPQEAQAHYQAVCRALFLETVELKAFLAKIRNAKEMLTKLKEEEDEQKEQSAADLDNLKNTDWARLWVQLMRELRHGVKLKKVQEKQFNPLPTEYQLTPFEMLMQDIRARNYKLRKVMVDGDIPPRVKKNAHELILDFIRSRPPLRQASERQLRPVPQKQQTLHEQILQEIRQERKLRPVQAQKGFGSLPCLLTACPRNIQSSSCINLSAADPSGAPPRQRPRVLLKAPTLAEMEEMNISEEEDSPSTEAMGEPGPLTPLKRDRSFSEQDLALLRSGGSPTPQPGMGGLGGSRSEPRPRSGTSSPAWISVEKEAGSVPASYQQGPSGGSSASPSSQGVLSAVEESAEADCGPTPEVNTKHLWLQEFSHPVESLALTVEEMINVRRVLVKAEMEKFLHSKELYSSLKKGKICCCCRTKFALFSWPPVCLFCKRSVCSSCSLKIKMPSKKLAHIPVFALGFETLPGSLGTKGAPPYRRREAFRSLQGTCWRSVEEEFPIIYAHGSMLKDVCNDCSGFVTDVVSSSRKSMDILNRTPGRSRKTQSLYIPSS; encoded by the exons ATGGCCCGGGCAGAGGCGgcagaggcagcggcggcggcgggggctgcGGCGCGGCCGTCGAGGGGCGCCGAGGAGCGCGCCGGCGGGggctgcggctgcggcggcgGGGAGGAGGCCGGGGAGCTGTCCCTGGGCGAGGTGCTGAAGGCCTACGAGCAGCCCGTCAACGAGGAGCAGGCGTGGGCCGTCTGCTTCCAGTGCTGCCGCGGGCTGCGCGGCTCCGAGCCCGGCTGGGGGCCCTCCGGCCGCATCCGCCACCCCGACGACATCCTGCTGCGCAGGGACGGCACCGTCTGGGCGCGCGGCGAGCACGGCGCCAAAG AGCTCCCGCTGACCTTGACGCCTTCAGCTGAAGCCCAG ATGGTGCAGTCTCTGGGCTTTGCCATCTATCGGGCGCTGGATTGGGGCCTGGACGAGAACGAGGAGCGGGAGCTGAGCCCCCAACTGGAGCACCTCATCGACCTGATGGCCAACAGCGACTCTGAGGACAGTGGCTGCGGCACGGCGGACGAGGGCTAcgaggggcaggaggaagaggaggaggcggtggAGGGCGCACCCCTGCGAGCAGTGCGCACCTTCAGCCAAGCCATGCGGCTCTGCGCGGCacgcctcacccacccccaggaAGCCCAAGCCCACTACCAGGCTGTCTGCAGAGCCCTCTTCCTGGAGACGGTGGAGCTGAAGGCTTTTCTGGCAAAGATCCGCAATGCCAAGGAG atgctgACGaagctgaaggaggaggaagatgagcaGAAGGAGCAGTCGGCAGCAGACCTGGACAACCTGAAGAATACGGACTGG GCTCGGCTCTGGGTCCAGCTGATGAGGGAATTGCGCCATGGGGTCAAGCTCAAGAAGGTCCAGGAGAAACAGTTCAACCCCCTGCCCACCGAGTACCAGCTGACCCCCTTTGAGATGCTCATGCAGGATATCCGGGCTCGCAACTACAAGCTTCGCAAGGTCATG GTGGATGGTGACATTCCTCCCAGAGTCAAAAAGAATGCTCATGAGCTTATCCTGGACTTCATTCGATCCCGGCCCCCCTTGCGACAG gcCTCTGAGCGGCAGCTGCGCCCAGTCCCCCAGAAGCAGCAGACCCTCCACGAACAGATCCTCCAGGAGATCAGGCAGGAGCGGAAGCTGCGGCCCGTGCAGGCCCAGAAAG GCTTTGgctccctgccctgcctcctGACTGCCTGCCCCAGGAACATCCAGTCCAGCTCCTGCATCAACCTCTCTGCTGCCGACCCCAGTGGGGCCCCCCCACGCCAGAGGCCCAGggtcctcctgaaggcacccacgCTGGCGGAGATGGAGGAGATGAACATTTCAGAA GAGGAAGATTCTCCCAGCACGGAGGCCATGGGGGAGCCTGGGCCCTTGACGCCGCTGAAGCGGGACCGCTCCTTCTCGGAGCAGGACTTGGCTCTACTTCGGAGCGGCggcagccccaccccccagccgggCATGGGAGGTCTGGGAGGCAGTAGGTCGGAGCCAAGGCCCCGCTCAGGTACCTCCAGCCCTGCATGGATCAGCGTGGAAAAGGAGGCGG GTTCCGTACCAGCCAGCTACCAGCAGGGCCCCTCCGGTGGCAGCagtgcctccccctccagccAGGGCGTCCTCAGTGCTGTGGAGGAGTCGGCAGAAGCTGACTGTGGCCCCACCCCAGAGGTCAACACGAAGCATTTGTGGCTG CAGGAGTTCAGCCACCCGGTCGAGAGCTTGGCGCTCACAGTGGAGGAGATGATCAACGTGCGCCGGGTGCTGGTGAAGGCCGAGATGGAGAAGTTCCTGCACAGCAAGGAGCTCTACAGCAGcctgaagaaagggaag atctgctgctgctgccggacCAAGTTTGCTCTCTTCTCCTGGCCTCCCGTCTGCCTGTTTTGCAAAAG GTCTGTCTGCAGCTCCTGCAGCCTGAAG ATCAAGATGCCTTCCAAGAAGCTGGCCCACATCCCAGTCTTTGCCTTGGGCTTTGAGACCCTGCCAGGTTCCTTGGGCACCAAAGGGGCACCCCCATATCGGAGGAGGGAGGCATTCCG ctccttgCAGGGCACATGCTGGCGCAGTGTGGAGGAGGAGTTCCCGATCATCTACGCGCATGGCTCCATGCTCAAGGACGTGTGCAACGACTGCTCAGGCTTCGTTACAGACGTGGTCAGCTCCAGCCGGAAGAGCATGGACATCCTGAACAGAACGCCGGGCCGGAGCCGCAAGACTCAGTCCCTTTACATCCCGTCCAGCTAG